The Corylus avellana chromosome ca11, CavTom2PMs-1.0 genome contains the following window.
AACAAGAATTGTGAATATGACATGGCGTGATGTGATAGGTTGATGTGAATAATGAGCAGAGGATCCCCATCCACCCCATCAAACCCTTGcctataaatattaaaatcttTCTTATCCTTCTTCCTCCATGTCTAAagattccttcttcttcttctctctctttctctctccagaATACTCAGAAACAACTcctgcagaaaaaaaaaaaaaaaaaaaaaaaacaagaaaaagcaaAGTTCTTCTTCATCATTGCTCTTCCTTCTTCAATGGCTGCAGAATCCAACCCAGCAAGCTCCTCTCACAACCTAACAATTCTCGTCGAAAAAAACCCATCTGAATCCCGCCTAAAGGAACTCAACATCAAGTGCTGGCCCAAGTAAgcaatcttctctctctccctctctctctctgaataatataataagaaataatttaCATTTGTGGGTGTAAAAAATAGATGGGGTTGCTCACCGGGAAAGTACCAGCTGAAATTTGATGCGGAAGAAACATGCTATTTAGTGAAAGGAAAGGTGAAGGTATACCCTAAAGGGTCGCCGGAGTTTGTGGAGTTCGGCGCCGGAGACCTGGTGACAATCCCAAAGGGACTGAGTTGCACTTGGGATGTCTCTGTTGCTGTCGACAAATACTACAAATTCGAATCATCGTCGTCATCgtcatgatcatcatcatcttcttctcctccttcttgttgattaattataattattctttcacaaaaaagattttttttttttttttttttttttgtttttggtgtggGTGTTGTAGTTAATATCTTTAGTCAAAGAAAGGGAACACAATTAGTCAATGCATGTCCCATTCAAACTAATTTATCTTTACGTGTTTAAGTAAAGTATTTATTGCTCGCTCCTTTGACTGGTCAAcgcttgatatttttttatttttaatatcagATGCTTCTTCTGTagggaataatttttttttttttttttatcgaagCACGAGGTGTCCATCATGCGTAAAGACAATAATACCCCTGTCTCTCTGGTAAAAAGCTTTTCTAAAAACCTCACAGTTTGCTTTTCTACTGCAACAAAGCAAACCACCCATGTTTTTAATGTGGGTGTTGCTATAGGTACTATAAGTACTTTTATTATAGGTTTCTTTAATTAGTTATTAGTTGGCTGGTTAATCctatacttttaattattttaccaattataaacaaaaatgcCAATTTGTAATACTGTACTCcgagcatttttattttttattttttatatggtTTGGAGGATCTCAatcttttaatctttttaggGTTAGGAGTTAATTAGGTCACCAAAATGGTAACTAGGAGAGGTGCAAGTGCCTCTAACAAAACTATGGGTTCCCATGTTTTTTAACTTGTAGGTTTAGGACTTGTTGGGTCACCAACATGGTACTAAGAAGTtggccaaatatatatatatatgactaaaTGTGACCATTCAATGTAACAAATGTAGGGTCTGGATTGGCtggggagaagaaaaaagaaaccctagaaatGTTGATGGGAAGGAATATACCATGTCCTTTCTTCTAGTGCTAGGGTTGCTAGATTTGGTTAGAGGTTTTTCAGCAGTCCTTTTCTTGTGTTTGTGAATGCTGAGGAGTGAGGGGGTTGGGGTCCCATGCCCATTCTCATTTGTCTGATTAGTTGGAAGTTGTAAAATGTGGTTGGGAGGTGGATGACTACTCATTGATGACGTTCCAATCTTGTTTGTCTTTAGAAGAACTCTTGTGGACATCTGGCGGACCATTTTGATCTTGCTCCGCTCGAGTTTGGCTCGAGTCAACATCTAGCAGATTATAAAATCTGTAGATATTAGTTAGATGATTTGGAGGACCAGAGTGTATTGATGCCGATTAATGAATCTTATATTAATCTGTCTAAGGCACATGCCATTATATTCCCCTAGTATATTCATTTTAGGCTGAGCGTCGGTCGGTAATGTTGGTTTTggtagaaaaattttattttcgcCTTTCAAACTGAcaatgtcggtaaagtcggttatTTCACTGACTTATTGcgccaaattttattttatttcgcctTTCAAACCGAATGGCGGTGGTAAAGTCTATGTCGGTTGGAAGTCGGTAATGTCGGTGTCGATAATGTCGGTATGTGGAAAAGTGGCAAATTTGTCGGTAAAatcggttcggttaaaaaaCCTCTTCCACTTACCACACCGAAAAattcggaataaaaaaaaaaatcatgctaCCTCCCGTCCACCATCTAGTCGGTAACAGTCGGTGTTGGTCGAAAGTCGGTCGGAAGTCAGTAATTTGCTCAGCCCTAATTCATTTAACTTCTGTTTtgaaaaagcaaagaaagaaaaaaatgaagtaaggAGTTATCAGTAGGTCGTTAGTGATAACTTGTCATCAGCTACGACACATCAGTAGGTTCTTATGCTACCTGTGACGACTTCTAACATTATTCATGATGACAAAAGTCATTGTTGATAATGATATATTAGCAACAACACTAAAATTGTCGCTAGCTAACAACTGTTTTCAACGGAGCAACTGTAACAATGTATTAGTGAtgactttcaaaattttagCGACAAAAGCCAAATTTATTGTACAAAGTAGGTGCAGCCACAGCCGTTGAACCCTACTTTATATTTGATTTAGGGCATCAAATAAAACTACATGAAAAGACATCTATAGATTGGGGAATCGATCTTGGCACCCTTTGGTTTTGCTTTGCTTCTTTCTGTGTGCATACATGTCCATCATATTGTAAAGAAGATGCTGTTTTCTTGGTTCATAATCTGTGGGCGGCTTTGGTTCAATGGAGCTGAAATGATTCCATTTTGAAATTCTAAGCCCAAGCAAAAGAACTTAATAGACGATGCTGAATCTCCTGCAGCTCAAATGCCACAGTACCCACATATTAATTCTTTACCGGCTTAAGTTTTAGAATAACTAATGATTTAACGTGGTATTTGGTCCTGAGTTTGAACCATAATTCTATATTAGCCGTCATTTCAACTAAAAGGCtatttgtgattgcgtttgagaaataaagtttttaagtcaaaaagagtttttgggcaaaagctttatttttaaatttttgccaaaagtatgttttgctcatttttaggccttttttaacatttaaaagtatttttaatttttttaccaaacaagtactttttttttcaaacagattttttgagtgttaaaagcacttttaagtcCATCAAACGCTCCCAAACAGGCCATAAGACTTGTTGAACCTTACTTATTGAAGAAGAGTTTAAGCCCACATGTGAAAGTGAGTGTTCGaatattaaattcacaattttctctaagtttaagcttttaaaataaatggcaGGTTAACGGAtaacataaaatatatgtatttcaGAATCTGAATAACAAGTCTCCAATGCAGAAACTAAGTGCCATGGTCAAAAGCATATATATCTAACAAAGGAAGGTTCCAAATCTTCTGTTCTCCACCGCAAGAACAATTCTGCAAATTTGACATTTTGCCAAATTATTTCAAAGCTGACCATTTCCCAATTCGAGTTTGAACTTAGTTTGCAATATTATTACGACAG
Protein-coding sequences here:
- the LOC132166558 gene encoding uncharacterized protein LOC132166558 — translated: MAAESNPASSSHNLTILVEKNPSESRLKELNIKCWPKWGCSPGKYQLKFDAEETCYLVKGKVKVYPKGSPEFVEFGAGDLVTIPKGLSCTWDVSVAVDKYYKFESSSSSS